The genomic interval GTGTGGGAACACCCATGCGCCGCTGACGAGAAGTTGGGTGCTCGCACCGAGGCCGGGGCGGCCGGCCGTTCGTAGCGTCGTCTCCGAGGTCGAACACCGACCCGAAGCACAGACGAGAAGGGGATTGCGCCATGCCGAGCACGTCGAGAGACACCGCATCCGATGCCGTGAGGTTCGAGGGCGTGGACATCCGCCTCGAGCACCTCGAAGGCGGCTACAGCGTGTGCTTCGAACGGCATACGGCGGACGCCGACCTCACCGAGGTGTTCCGCGGGCTGCCCGACGACCGCTCCCCGCTGCCGCGCTGGGGCTACGTGATCGAGGGACGCATCGGGTTCCGGTTCGACGACCGTGAGGAGATCTACGAGGCCGGCGAGGCCTACTACGTCCCGCCCGGCCACACGGTCGTGCATCACG from Actinomycetota bacterium carries:
- a CDS encoding cupin domain-containing protein codes for the protein MPSTSRDTASDAVRFEGVDIRLEHLEGGYSVCFERHTADADLTEVFRGLPDDRSPLPRWGYVIEGRIGFRFDDREEIYEAGEAYYVPPGHTVVHHAGTEIVEFSPTAVLGATIEVVAENLRQNGIALDTSEQ